A single region of the Austwickia chelonae genome encodes:
- a CDS encoding AAA family ATPase, which yields MTDPANPTSDGTLADAIDRLVKVGDEAGITAGQARSEALALSAAIVETGGPSRAPHAWADQVGASVGVFFEQAPRGRRFLSGATPTLSLLAGQDPATAAVYLRALTQVAHTASVLEGAPPVARSRVEALRAAQTSALTAGVFPEVSSPGMPSLFSGGSSPSHDQMLADARRVQEQLDAVTRGLGASGPFPPVPSLPNGHVVDSSVASVAPESPGEAAPEEEQPTPPERSLDELLGELDALIGLADVKREVHRQVALLAVEAKRERAGLRSAALTRHLVFVGNPGTGKTTVARLVGGIYRAMGLLSTGQLVEVDRSELVAGYLGQTAQKTTAVVESALGGVLFIDEAYTLKGDQYAQEAVDTLVKEMEDHREDLVVIVAGYPDPMAEFIASNPGLSSRFRTTITFADYDDDEIVGILGDLADRNDYDLTEQALTRFREILAATPRSSGFGNGRFARNTLEAAIGRHAWRLRDVAEPTLAELRTLERSDLEDRPDNDLPPATDGEVDVRSGQGELG from the coding sequence ATGACCGACCCGGCGAACCCCACGTCGGACGGCACCCTGGCAGACGCCATCGACCGCCTCGTGAAAGTGGGTGATGAGGCCGGGATCACCGCAGGACAGGCTCGCTCCGAGGCACTTGCGCTGAGTGCTGCGATCGTGGAGACCGGCGGCCCCAGCCGAGCACCTCACGCGTGGGCCGATCAGGTCGGGGCGTCGGTCGGTGTCTTCTTCGAGCAAGCACCTCGGGGGCGGCGTTTTCTGTCCGGTGCCACGCCGACGCTCTCCCTGTTGGCGGGGCAGGATCCCGCAACAGCGGCTGTCTACCTGCGAGCTTTGACCCAGGTGGCGCACACGGCGAGCGTATTGGAGGGAGCACCTCCGGTGGCCAGGTCACGGGTTGAGGCCTTGCGCGCCGCGCAGACCTCGGCGTTGACGGCAGGTGTCTTCCCCGAGGTGAGCTCTCCCGGTATGCCGTCGCTGTTCTCGGGCGGGAGTTCTCCGTCCCATGACCAGATGTTGGCCGATGCACGTCGGGTACAGGAGCAGCTCGATGCGGTGACCCGCGGGCTGGGGGCCTCCGGTCCTTTCCCTCCGGTGCCTTCGCTGCCGAATGGACACGTCGTGGACTCTTCCGTGGCCTCAGTGGCGCCGGAGTCCCCCGGCGAGGCGGCACCGGAGGAGGAGCAGCCGACGCCACCGGAGCGTTCGCTGGACGAGCTGTTGGGCGAATTGGATGCGCTGATCGGCTTGGCCGATGTGAAGCGGGAGGTCCACCGGCAGGTCGCCTTGCTGGCTGTGGAGGCCAAGCGGGAACGTGCCGGTCTGCGTTCGGCGGCGTTGACCCGTCACCTGGTGTTCGTCGGTAATCCGGGTACGGGCAAGACGACGGTGGCCCGTCTGGTGGGTGGCATTTATCGGGCGATGGGTCTGCTCAGCACCGGGCAGCTCGTGGAAGTGGACCGTTCAGAGTTGGTCGCCGGTTATCTGGGGCAGACCGCGCAGAAAACGACGGCGGTGGTCGAATCGGCCTTGGGCGGGGTGCTCTTCATCGACGAGGCCTACACCCTCAAGGGAGATCAGTACGCGCAGGAGGCCGTGGACACCCTGGTGAAGGAGATGGAGGACCACCGGGAGGATCTCGTCGTGATCGTGGCCGGTTATCCCGACCCGATGGCGGAGTTCATCGCGTCCAATCCCGGATTGTCCAGTCGTTTCCGGACGACGATCACCTTCGCCGACTATGACGACGACGAGATCGTCGGCATCCTGGGCGATCTGGCCGACCGAAATGACTACGACCTCACCGAGCAGGCGCTGACCCGTTTCCGGGAGATCCTGGCAGCCACTCCTCGAAGCAGCGGATTCGGCAACGGACGTTTCGCGAGAAATACGTTGGAAGCAGCCATCGGTCGACATGCCTGGCGGTTACGCGACGTGGCGGAGCCGACCCTGGCCGAACTGCGTACCCTGGAGCGATCAGACCTGGAAGACCGCCCTGACAACGATCTTCCCCCGGCGACGGACGGCGAGGTCGACGTCAGGTCAGGTCAAGGAGAACTCGGATGA
- a CDS encoding class I SAM-dependent methyltransferase, whose protein sequence is MKATDWDERYSRGRLWSTEANRWVIHELSGMPPGKAVDVACGEGRNSLWLADQGWSVVAVDFSQVALDRGHESQLRAREEGRELDIHWVNADITADGGFRGRYDLALVSYVHLEAYERTPLLRAAASTLAPGGILLVVAHDSSNLVEGHGGPDDPALLYTARDVADDLQDMVGSGALVVERADRVAREVETDEGTRIAWDALFRARRPDTTKGEFSFA, encoded by the coding sequence ATGAAAGCGACCGACTGGGACGAGAGGTACAGCCGAGGGCGCCTGTGGTCAACGGAGGCGAACAGATGGGTCATCCACGAACTCTCCGGGATGCCCCCCGGTAAGGCCGTCGACGTCGCCTGCGGCGAAGGACGCAACAGTCTGTGGCTCGCAGACCAAGGATGGTCGGTCGTCGCCGTCGACTTCTCCCAAGTGGCCCTCGACCGGGGCCACGAGAGCCAGCTACGAGCCCGCGAAGAAGGGCGTGAACTCGACATCCACTGGGTGAACGCCGACATCACCGCCGACGGCGGTTTCCGTGGCCGGTACGACCTCGCCTTGGTCTCCTACGTCCACTTGGAGGCCTACGAACGGACGCCGCTGCTCCGCGCCGCCGCGAGCACCCTCGCGCCGGGCGGGATCCTCCTGGTGGTCGCCCACGACAGTTCGAACCTCGTCGAAGGCCACGGCGGGCCCGATGACCCGGCCCTGCTCTACACCGCACGCGATGTCGCCGACGACCTGCAGGACATGGTCGGCTCAGGCGCGCTCGTCGTGGAACGCGCCGACCGGGTGGCCCGGGAGGTCGAGACCGACGAAGGCACCCGCATTGCCTGGGATGCGCTCTTCCGGGCTCGACGCCCCGACACCACCAAAGGTGAATTCAGCTTCGCCTGA
- a CDS encoding VWA domain-containing protein produces MADFSASVFQNEFLPEGGSDVHAIVTVNCTGAGGAGQSGSGDAGEIIVVDTSRSMEEAGVAAARYAAAAALDQILDGVWFAIVAGNHQARLCYPDGYSAAMVKMCPQTRQAAKKSLEQLRADGGTAMGTWLSAAAQLFDTVPSLAQRHVILLTDGENQHEAPEQLTRAINAVRGRFQCDCRGLGAAWQVDEVRRISQALMGTVDLIPRREDMAMEFESLMRASMGRGVAEVTLNVWAPQGAQVLFVRQVSPTLEDLTARRRDVNPLTGAYPTGAWGDETRDYHVAVRLSPKAIGQEQLASRVQLMVGGQMAAQGLVKAKWSGDAGLTTQISPEVAHFTGQAELATAIQQGLAAKAVGDDFTATAKLGRAVQLAAQTGDAAATSRLQRVVDIDDAATGRIRLRRDVDKLDEMALDTASTKTTRVKK; encoded by the coding sequence ATGGCCGATTTCAGCGCGTCCGTCTTCCAGAACGAGTTCTTGCCCGAGGGCGGCTCGGATGTACATGCCATCGTGACGGTCAACTGCACCGGGGCCGGCGGTGCCGGGCAGTCCGGTTCAGGGGACGCCGGCGAGATCATCGTGGTGGACACCTCACGTTCGATGGAGGAGGCCGGAGTCGCGGCGGCCCGTTATGCGGCTGCGGCGGCCTTGGACCAGATCTTGGACGGCGTGTGGTTCGCCATCGTGGCGGGGAACCATCAGGCCCGGCTGTGTTACCCGGACGGGTATTCGGCGGCGATGGTGAAGATGTGCCCGCAGACCAGGCAGGCTGCGAAGAAGAGTCTGGAGCAGTTGCGTGCCGATGGTGGCACAGCGATGGGAACCTGGCTGTCGGCGGCCGCGCAGCTGTTCGACACGGTCCCCTCTCTGGCGCAACGCCACGTGATCCTGTTGACCGACGGGGAGAACCAGCATGAGGCGCCGGAGCAGTTGACCAGGGCGATCAATGCCGTGCGAGGGCGTTTCCAGTGCGACTGTCGCGGTTTGGGCGCGGCATGGCAGGTGGACGAGGTGCGCCGCATCTCCCAGGCGTTGATGGGAACGGTCGATCTGATTCCGCGCCGTGAGGACATGGCGATGGAATTCGAGTCGCTGATGCGAGCGTCGATGGGACGTGGGGTGGCCGAGGTCACCTTGAATGTCTGGGCTCCGCAAGGTGCCCAGGTGCTCTTCGTCCGTCAGGTGTCCCCGACTTTGGAGGACCTCACGGCGAGGCGTCGTGACGTCAACCCGCTCACCGGCGCATATCCGACTGGTGCGTGGGGGGACGAAACTCGTGACTACCATGTGGCGGTACGTCTGTCGCCGAAGGCCATCGGCCAGGAGCAGTTGGCTTCCCGGGTTCAGCTGATGGTCGGCGGACAGATGGCCGCGCAGGGCCTGGTGAAGGCCAAGTGGTCGGGTGATGCCGGTTTGACGACTCAGATCAGCCCGGAGGTCGCTCATTTCACTGGCCAAGCAGAATTGGCGACGGCTATTCAGCAGGGGTTGGCGGCGAAGGCCGTCGGCGACGATTTTACGGCGACGGCGAAACTGGGACGTGCGGTGCAGTTGGCCGCGCAGACCGGCGATGCCGCAGCGACGAGCAGGTTGCAGCGGGTGGTCGACATCGACGACGCTGCCACCGGGCGTATCCGGTTGCGTCGCGATGTCGACAAGCTCGACGAGATGGCGTTGGACACGGCGTCCACCAAGACGACGAGGGTGAAGAAGTGA
- a CDS encoding PP2C family protein-serine/threonine phosphatase: protein MTSTPGRPERSHPFEAFMPPEAGVIPPARAGSSGPMPGREPHFLDDEIPTMPVPPPRHAAPRTPVTEPLPMSSWSARKDPAEDRWSLPEETAAEGGLAETVEQPVEEPQEGDMLVLGGIASHAEQVPGGSSGLCRECRGSYSPDGYCENCGAKALDPRHHFEIEVTPWLAGVCDRGIRHRGNEDALAVHGTSSAYGPRASLVVCDGVSTAPHSAEASLDAAEAAVQVLTDGWAYCAAEMPGGSVGELGRRVEEAGAAAAEAVARMSEPFLSEGQGGPSCTLVAASVEGETVVVGSVGDSRAYWIPDGNPAELLTIDDSWAAEQIRSGVPRAQAEAGPYAHTITRWLGEDSPDQVPALTPLQVGAPGWLLLCSDGLWNYASEPEELQAVVHREALRAAEAGRVIAGTAGSRGSDDPGTPTALALAHGLVAWANGCGGSDNITVALARLVPAPGQSEGSSWDGQHAELAPSPGVDDAGLAPTMVMPVTRPGRHSVEGRSLLSQSVTTTRTNTERG, encoded by the coding sequence ATGACTTCTACTCCCGGACGACCGGAACGTTCCCACCCGTTCGAGGCGTTCATGCCGCCCGAGGCCGGTGTCATACCGCCTGCGCGGGCCGGGTCGTCAGGGCCGATGCCGGGGCGGGAACCGCATTTCCTGGACGACGAGATCCCGACGATGCCGGTGCCCCCGCCGCGTCATGCCGCGCCCAGGACGCCGGTGACCGAGCCGTTACCGATGTCGTCCTGGTCGGCCAGGAAGGATCCGGCGGAGGACCGTTGGTCGTTACCGGAGGAGACCGCTGCGGAGGGCGGACTGGCGGAGACCGTGGAACAGCCCGTGGAGGAGCCGCAGGAGGGCGACATGCTCGTTCTGGGCGGCATCGCCTCACACGCCGAGCAGGTTCCTGGTGGCTCGTCGGGTCTGTGCCGGGAATGTCGCGGCTCCTACAGCCCTGACGGGTACTGCGAGAACTGCGGTGCCAAGGCCCTGGATCCACGGCATCATTTCGAGATCGAGGTGACTCCGTGGCTGGCCGGGGTCTGCGATCGAGGCATCCGGCATCGAGGAAATGAGGATGCGTTGGCCGTTCACGGCACCAGCAGCGCGTACGGGCCGCGGGCGTCCTTGGTGGTCTGCGACGGTGTGTCGACCGCACCGCACTCGGCCGAGGCCAGTTTGGACGCGGCAGAGGCTGCGGTCCAGGTGCTCACCGATGGATGGGCGTACTGCGCCGCGGAGATGCCCGGCGGATCGGTGGGTGAGCTGGGCCGACGGGTCGAGGAAGCTGGTGCCGCAGCGGCCGAGGCGGTGGCCAGGATGTCGGAGCCTTTCCTCTCCGAGGGGCAGGGTGGGCCGTCGTGCACCTTGGTAGCGGCATCGGTCGAAGGGGAGACCGTGGTCGTCGGCAGTGTGGGTGACTCCCGCGCGTACTGGATCCCGGACGGGAACCCGGCCGAGCTCCTTACCATCGACGATTCATGGGCCGCTGAGCAGATCCGGTCCGGGGTGCCGAGGGCTCAGGCCGAGGCCGGGCCGTATGCGCACACGATTACCCGATGGTTGGGTGAGGACAGCCCCGACCAGGTGCCCGCGTTGACTCCTTTGCAGGTGGGCGCGCCCGGATGGTTGCTGCTGTGTTCGGACGGTTTGTGGAATTACGCCTCGGAGCCGGAGGAGCTGCAGGCGGTGGTGCACCGGGAAGCGCTGCGGGCTGCAGAGGCAGGTCGAGTCATCGCCGGGACCGCCGGCTCCCGAGGTTCCGACGACCCGGGCACCCCGACAGCATTGGCTTTGGCTCACGGGTTGGTGGCCTGGGCGAACGGCTGTGGCGGGAGCGACAACATCACGGTGGCCCTGGCTCGCCTGGTGCCGGCGCCGGGTCAGTCGGAGGGGTCGTCCTGGGACGGTCAGCATGCAGAGCTGGCCCCGTCACCGGGGGTCGACGATGCTGGGCTGGCCCCGACGATGGTGATGCCGGTGACCCGCCCGGGGCGGCATTCGGTGGAGGGGCGCAGCCTGCTCTCGCAGTCGGTCACGACGACACGGACGAATACCGAGAGAGGATAA
- a CDS encoding serine/threonine-protein kinase, which yields MKCTESGCTGKYVDGYCDFCGSPQQPSEFPVGTSASPSAAAASVSPSTMTNTATAASPPAPPGPSSAPAAALPPAAPAGTSATVGGSILIGSARGTKATRRFGTTLRSRASSLGAGLTTVPGVPVSDPAAAVLASPMIPEEKRNCSYCGAPVGRTHGGRPGREEGFCPQCRRPFSFRPKLSRGDLVAGQYEVEGCLAHGGLGWIYLARDRNVSDRWVVLKGLLNAGDPDALAAAIAEQEFLAAVSHPLIVEIYNFVTHDDAGYIVMEYVGGTSLKELLKQRMSSAGRYDPFPVDQALAYVLEILPAFQYLHDRNLLYCDFKPDNLIQTGDEVRLIDMGGVRRIDDLDSPIYGTIGYQAPEIAQTGPSVASDIYTIGRTLTVLTTEFRGYQTTYATSLPPMQQVPAFVEYPAFYQLVAKACALDPDDRFTSVEELRVQLDGVLRRVVRDRRGSPAASQTHASLFFEAPVTQNENFAWWELPALLPDGDDPMTGWLQTVQSQEPVTRYEQLAKAPTMSAEVLLEQARTGIRGQRHDLVVRATDMLLAADPWDWRAVWLIGLDALSRHELPQARAAFGSVAAEVPGELAPVLAGALAAELDGQDSSAESAYLTCLRTDSAYVPVSAFGLARMRVGSDDLRGAVTVLEQVPASNRAHPRALWLRAQMLARAGEQGVHSLSEAMDTMVLAAPDRVELTTFRIDVLEMALEIVRRSGAQPDVQIDGVPAKVVDLRRALERNLRDLAQFTPDEKTRIALVDRANSIRPWSLR from the coding sequence TTGAAATGCACCGAGTCCGGTTGCACGGGCAAGTACGTCGACGGTTACTGCGACTTCTGCGGTTCCCCTCAGCAACCTTCCGAGTTCCCGGTGGGTACCTCCGCGAGCCCGTCTGCGGCAGCGGCATCGGTGAGTCCGTCGACGATGACCAATACTGCGACCGCTGCGTCACCGCCGGCTCCGCCCGGGCCGTCGAGCGCGCCCGCAGCTGCCCTTCCTCCGGCTGCGCCTGCGGGGACCTCCGCGACGGTAGGCGGGTCGATCCTGATCGGTTCGGCCCGGGGGACGAAGGCCACTCGACGGTTCGGGACGACGCTGCGTTCGCGGGCTTCTTCGCTGGGTGCCGGGTTGACGACGGTGCCCGGCGTGCCGGTCTCCGATCCGGCGGCGGCTGTCCTGGCCTCGCCGATGATCCCCGAGGAGAAACGGAACTGTTCCTACTGCGGAGCCCCGGTGGGACGGACCCATGGCGGACGCCCTGGACGTGAGGAAGGTTTCTGCCCGCAGTGTCGCAGGCCTTTCAGTTTCCGTCCGAAGCTGAGCCGTGGAGATCTGGTCGCCGGTCAATACGAGGTGGAGGGCTGTCTGGCGCACGGCGGCCTGGGGTGGATCTACCTGGCCAGGGACCGGAATGTCTCCGACCGGTGGGTCGTGTTGAAGGGTCTGCTGAACGCGGGCGACCCCGATGCATTGGCGGCGGCGATCGCCGAGCAGGAGTTCCTCGCCGCGGTCAGTCATCCGTTGATCGTCGAGATCTACAACTTCGTCACCCATGACGACGCCGGGTACATCGTCATGGAGTATGTCGGTGGAACCAGCCTGAAAGAGTTGCTGAAGCAGCGGATGTCCTCCGCAGGGCGGTATGACCCCTTCCCGGTGGACCAGGCCTTGGCGTACGTCCTGGAGATCCTGCCGGCTTTCCAGTACTTGCACGACCGGAACCTGCTGTACTGCGATTTCAAACCGGACAACCTGATCCAGACCGGTGACGAGGTACGCCTGATCGACATGGGCGGGGTACGGCGGATCGACGACCTCGACTCCCCGATCTACGGCACGATCGGCTACCAGGCCCCGGAGATCGCGCAGACCGGTCCTTCGGTCGCCTCGGACATTTACACCATCGGGCGGACACTGACGGTGTTGACCACCGAGTTCCGCGGCTATCAGACCACCTATGCCACGTCGCTGCCACCGATGCAGCAGGTTCCGGCCTTCGTGGAATATCCGGCGTTCTACCAGTTGGTCGCGAAGGCCTGTGCTCTCGACCCGGACGACCGATTCACGTCGGTGGAGGAGCTGCGGGTCCAGCTGGACGGGGTGCTGCGCCGGGTCGTGCGTGATCGGCGGGGCTCTCCGGCGGCTTCCCAGACACATGCTTCGCTCTTCTTCGAGGCCCCGGTCACTCAGAACGAGAATTTCGCCTGGTGGGAGCTTCCTGCGCTCCTGCCTGACGGGGACGACCCGATGACGGGTTGGTTGCAGACGGTGCAGTCCCAGGAGCCGGTGACCCGGTACGAACAGCTGGCGAAGGCGCCGACGATGTCGGCCGAGGTGCTCTTGGAACAGGCGCGCACCGGGATCCGAGGGCAGCGCCATGACCTGGTGGTCCGGGCCACCGACATGCTGCTGGCTGCGGACCCGTGGGACTGGCGCGCGGTGTGGCTGATCGGGCTCGACGCCTTGTCCCGGCATGAACTTCCGCAAGCGCGGGCGGCCTTCGGGTCGGTGGCCGCCGAAGTGCCTGGCGAGTTGGCTCCCGTATTGGCCGGTGCCCTGGCAGCGGAGCTCGACGGGCAGGATTCCAGCGCGGAGTCGGCATATCTGACGTGTCTGCGGACCGACTCGGCGTATGTTCCGGTGTCGGCCTTCGGTCTTGCTCGGATGAGGGTCGGTTCGGACGATCTGCGCGGGGCGGTCACTGTCCTGGAACAGGTCCCGGCCAGTAACCGCGCTCACCCACGGGCTTTGTGGCTGCGCGCTCAGATGCTGGCCCGGGCCGGCGAGCAGGGCGTGCATTCGTTGTCGGAGGCGATGGACACGATGGTGTTGGCTGCGCCCGACCGGGTGGAGCTGACGACCTTCCGGATCGATGTACTGGAGATGGCCTTGGAGATCGTGCGACGCTCGGGGGCCCAGCCGGATGTACAGATCGACGGGGTGCCTGCCAAGGTGGTGGACCTTCGTCGGGCCCTGGAACGTAATCTGCGGGATCTGGCCCAGTTCACCCCGGACGAAAAGACCCGGATCGCGCTCGTCGACCGAGCGAATTCCATTCGACCTTGGAGCCTGCGATGA
- a CDS encoding FHA domain-containing protein, with protein MSSAKDIPSWARPPEEKPKAAAEVRVCPHCQEAGSPTYLFCEHCGYDFTTGALPRPLREDLAVVDTRVERAFGPPPGARQEQEDADEPRSWVSRAERASVIERPEPEADQPEAPERRPSIHEQIRSAQAGRGGRVERPARHERPEPAPVAAEEPAEEEPEMPRRSPAAAQSTPQGAPASEAADPAPQRESAGERRISAEAAPGWAFPASAERAASVARRRSVIQRPEPEEAAETAAPERRMPPARPEAAPRGDAAEVPLPPRRRSVIQRPEPEEPPQPAANEEELPDTTPITVIAAPEKAPAEPRRRPAVSDWVVEIWVDSSWYEVQESDESCPSPGLPEVVQISDRALVGRYSASRGISPDIECGTDSGVSRRHAEFFTDGTRWWVEDLGSSNGTYVGQASGPLPEEPIPAGQRVEVSHDDRIYVGAWTRLVVRRATAADHAATGRLG; from the coding sequence ATGTCTTCCGCGAAGGACATCCCTTCGTGGGCGCGCCCACCGGAGGAGAAGCCCAAGGCGGCTGCCGAGGTACGGGTGTGTCCGCATTGTCAGGAGGCGGGGAGTCCTACCTACCTGTTCTGCGAACACTGCGGTTATGACTTCACGACGGGGGCCCTCCCGCGCCCGCTGCGTGAAGATCTCGCCGTGGTGGACACTCGGGTGGAGCGGGCTTTCGGTCCTCCGCCTGGGGCACGTCAGGAGCAGGAGGACGCCGATGAGCCCCGGTCGTGGGTGAGCCGCGCGGAGCGTGCTTCCGTGATCGAGCGGCCGGAGCCGGAGGCTGATCAGCCGGAGGCTCCGGAGCGTCGGCCGTCGATCCATGAGCAGATCCGGTCCGCACAGGCAGGCCGTGGCGGACGGGTGGAGCGGCCTGCACGTCATGAACGTCCTGAGCCGGCGCCCGTGGCCGCCGAGGAGCCTGCGGAGGAAGAACCCGAGATGCCACGGCGGTCGCCGGCTGCCGCGCAGTCGACGCCCCAGGGCGCACCGGCTTCGGAAGCCGCGGACCCCGCGCCGCAGCGGGAGAGCGCAGGTGAGCGGAGGATCTCTGCGGAGGCTGCTCCGGGTTGGGCTTTCCCGGCGTCTGCAGAACGGGCCGCCTCTGTGGCTCGGCGACGTTCGGTGATCCAGCGCCCGGAGCCGGAAGAAGCTGCTGAGACGGCAGCACCTGAGCGCCGCATGCCACCGGCCCGGCCCGAAGCCGCGCCCCGGGGCGACGCCGCTGAAGTGCCGCTACCACCTCGGCGACGTTCGGTGATCCAGCGCCCGGAGCCGGAAGAGCCGCCGCAGCCTGCTGCGAACGAGGAAGAGCTGCCGGACACCACTCCGATCACGGTCATCGCCGCCCCGGAGAAGGCTCCGGCGGAGCCCCGCCGTCGCCCCGCCGTCTCGGACTGGGTCGTGGAGATCTGGGTCGACTCCTCCTGGTACGAGGTCCAAGAGAGCGACGAGTCCTGCCCGTCCCCGGGGCTGCCGGAAGTCGTGCAGATCTCTGATCGCGCTCTGGTCGGGCGCTATTCGGCCAGTCGCGGGATCTCTCCGGATATCGAGTGCGGCACCGACTCCGGGGTCAGCCGACGGCATGCGGAATTCTTCACGGACGGCACCCGCTGGTGGGTGGAAGACCTGGGGTCCAGCAATGGTACCTATGTCGGCCAAGCCAGCGGGCCACTCCCCGAGGAGCCCATTCCTGCAGGCCAGCGGGTCGAAGTCTCCCACGACGACCGGATCTACGTCGGTGCCTGGACTCGATTGGTCGTGCGCCGAGCGACGGCCGCGGATCATGCCGCGACCGGTCGCCTCGGCTGA